The following proteins are encoded in a genomic region of Methylobacterium tardum:
- a CDS encoding diguanylate cyclase domain-containing protein, with the protein MHKLGSRSGAGETADAFCKACGRVLRPALSSFAHRIAGAISQSVVICAGPAEINVSIGIALSAAHPQSSHDILTAADQAMYAAKRNASTPWRLATSREPRICAA; encoded by the coding sequence GTGCACAAACTGGGATCGCGTTCCGGAGCAGGCGAGACAGCCGACGCGTTTTGCAAGGCATGCGGTCGCGTGCTGCGCCCAGCCTTGAGCAGCTTCGCCCACCGGATCGCCGGGGCAATCTCACAGTCCGTCGTGATCTGCGCGGGACCGGCTGAGATCAACGTCTCGATTGGTATCGCTCTCTCGGCCGCACATCCTCAGAGCTCGCACGACATTCTGACTGCGGCCGATCAGGCAATGTATGCAGCCAAGCGCAACGCGAGCACACCATGGCGGCTCGCAACGTCGCGAGAGCCCCGCATCTGCGCCGCCTGA
- a CDS encoding HD-GYP domain-containing protein, whose product MLALILGDSEMNNLLMLQALKPVANCEPVAFTCPRAALDFLRAHVDRIGVVVTDYDMPGLTGLEVIAAARAVPGFAHVPIVMVTSLDQRSLRHDALRAGATDFLGKPCDPVEIQARITNLMRISAAHRQEQDRTAWLAREVAAAVSVIEAREHEIIALLMRAAEHRDTDTGDHIARVAGYVGVIARNLGFEPAAIQTLKLASTMHDVGKIGVPDSILLKRGPLSADERAEMEKHAERGRRILEGSSSDVVRLAAEIAESHHERWDGTGYPKGLKGETIPLSGRIVAVADVFDALVTERPYKTAWPLNRARAFVADQAGLHFDPRCVEAFLSGWDEVEAHCFESTASGC is encoded by the coding sequence ATGCTCGCTCTGATCCTCGGCGATTCCGAGATGAACAACCTGCTGATGCTGCAGGCGCTGAAGCCCGTGGCCAATTGCGAGCCCGTGGCCTTCACCTGCCCTCGGGCGGCGCTCGACTTCCTGCGGGCGCATGTCGACCGGATCGGCGTCGTCGTCACCGATTACGACATGCCCGGCCTGACCGGTCTCGAGGTCATCGCGGCCGCCCGGGCGGTGCCGGGCTTCGCGCATGTGCCGATCGTCATGGTGACGAGCCTCGATCAGCGCAGCCTGCGCCACGATGCCCTGCGCGCCGGCGCTACCGACTTCCTCGGCAAGCCCTGCGACCCGGTCGAGATCCAGGCGCGCATCACCAACCTGATGCGGATCAGCGCCGCACACCGGCAGGAGCAGGACCGCACCGCCTGGCTCGCCCGCGAGGTCGCGGCCGCGGTCTCGGTGATCGAGGCGCGCGAGCACGAGATCATCGCCCTGCTGATGCGCGCCGCCGAGCACCGCGACACCGATACCGGCGATCACATCGCCCGGGTGGCGGGCTATGTGGGCGTGATCGCCCGGAACCTCGGCTTCGAGCCCGCCGCGATCCAGACCCTGAAGCTCGCCTCCACGATGCACGATGTCGGCAAGATCGGGGTCCCCGACTCGATCCTGCTGAAGCGCGGGCCGCTCTCCGCCGACGAGCGCGCCGAGATGGAGAAGCACGCCGAGCGCGGACGCCGGATCCTGGAGGGCAGCAGCTCCGACGTCGTGCGGCTCGCCGCCGAGATCGCCGAGAGCCACCACGAGCGCTGGGACGGCACGGGCTATCCGAAGGGCCTCAAGGGCGAGACGATCCCGCTCTCTGGCCGCATCGTGGCGGTGGCCGACGTGTTCGACGCCCTGGTGACGGAGCGCCCCTACAAGACCGCGTGGCCCCTCAATCGCGCGCGGGCCTTCGTGGCCGATCAGGCCGGCCTCCATTTCGACCCGCGCTGCGTCGAAGCCTTCCTCTCCGGCTGGGACGAGGTCGAGGCGCATTGCTTCGAGTCGACCGCTTCAGGATGCTAA
- a CDS encoding TadE/TadG family type IV pilus assembly protein: MMGRGNNKVQSNVSVKGWAVDTARQSLRADRQGGVAVIFALSSTVLIGLAGGGIDYARLSARRSQLQNALDNGVLAGGNALKLASATPASVSGITEQAIRSGVTSPPDRPLSVQITVPNDKTSVTATASEEFKLAFGPFVGVRTAHISLRAKANVIGNMRLCMLTLDPAAPGAFDLEKSAQVTASGCSLYSNSSNPQGMLGQDSSYARAQTICSAGGFFGARANFAPPPQTGCPVIKDPLQDRPTPTVDACTSIPASANSKGDTSKNLADQSTPLSPGTYCGGLHITKNAIVSLQPGIYVMKDGPLIVDKNGSLSGIDVGFYFTGNKGGLLFDQKTAISLAAPTTGVMAGLLMMEERAVSDPVDPTLDVVQDILAPTSPTPPPLGATKPMRTYRIISDNARTMLGTIYLPAGRVVIDAKKPVADQSAYTVIVAQQVNLYKGPNLYLNANYDATSVPVPKGVGPISGKLLITQ; encoded by the coding sequence ATGATGGGGCGGGGCAACAACAAGGTACAATCGAATGTCTCTGTCAAAGGATGGGCAGTTGATACAGCCCGACAGAGCCTCCGGGCCGATCGACAGGGCGGGGTCGCCGTCATCTTCGCCCTCAGTTCCACGGTCCTGATCGGGCTGGCTGGCGGCGGCATCGACTACGCGCGCCTGTCGGCCCGGCGCAGCCAACTGCAAAACGCCCTCGACAACGGCGTGCTCGCCGGCGGTAATGCGCTGAAGCTCGCCTCTGCGACTCCTGCCTCAGTCAGCGGCATCACCGAGCAAGCCATCCGCAGCGGTGTTACCTCGCCGCCCGACCGGCCGCTATCCGTGCAGATCACAGTTCCCAACGACAAGACGAGCGTCACGGCGACTGCCTCGGAGGAGTTCAAGCTCGCCTTCGGTCCGTTCGTGGGCGTGCGCACCGCGCATATCTCGCTTCGGGCGAAAGCCAACGTCATCGGCAACATGCGCCTGTGCATGTTGACCCTCGATCCTGCCGCCCCTGGTGCGTTCGATCTGGAAAAGAGCGCACAGGTCACCGCCAGTGGCTGCTCGCTCTACTCCAATTCCAGCAATCCGCAGGGCATGTTGGGCCAGGATAGCTCGTATGCCCGCGCGCAGACGATCTGCTCAGCGGGCGGCTTCTTTGGGGCTCGCGCCAACTTCGCCCCACCGCCGCAGACCGGCTGCCCGGTCATTAAGGATCCGCTCCAAGACCGCCCCACGCCGACGGTGGATGCCTGCACGTCAATCCCGGCCTCCGCCAATTCGAAGGGTGACACCAGCAAAAACCTCGCCGACCAGAGCACGCCATTGAGCCCCGGCACCTACTGCGGCGGTCTGCACATCACCAAGAACGCCATCGTCTCGCTGCAGCCCGGGATCTACGTGATGAAGGACGGCCCGCTGATCGTGGACAAGAACGGCTCCCTGAGCGGCATCGATGTCGGCTTCTATTTTACAGGAAACAAGGGCGGTCTGCTGTTCGATCAGAAGACCGCCATCAGCCTTGCGGCACCCACGACCGGTGTCATGGCGGGCCTGCTCATGATGGAGGAGCGTGCCGTTTCCGATCCGGTCGATCCGACCCTTGATGTCGTACAGGACATCCTTGCTCCGACCTCACCCACGCCGCCGCCATTGGGCGCAACGAAGCCCATGCGGACCTACCGCATCATCAGCGACAACGCGCGCACGATGCTCGGCACGATCTACCTGCCAGCGGGTCGCGTGGTGATCGATGCGAAGAAGCCGGTTGCCGACCAATCGGCCTACACTGTGATCGTCGCCCAGCAGGTGAATCTCTACAAGGGGCCGAACCTCTACCTCAACGCCAACTACGACGCCACGAGCGTCCCGGTGCCCAAGGGCGTGGGACCGATCAGCGGCAAGCTGCTGATCACGCAGTGA
- a CDS encoding HD-GYP domain-containing protein gives MHILFLTDTLARTQRLARNLGRLDHTRIVDVLDPFQSPSSIEAGGVKLIVSDVASTRSDILAALRLYLDALRKPGMPFFCVLNGTSPRAEVQAAALKPTRIMAADQLAEPITLALGSPAKPAGKPESPGFSAHIAGAQTSLTEILARGRAGRAIDPALITTGAAYIESALRESDIRVWLELVWRFDDATHQHCLLVAGLAAGFGQKLGLSRPDCERLTQAGLLHDIGKSRIPLAILNKPGRLGEGERAVMQTHPAMGYAMLQGHGYSADMLAVVRSHHEFLDGSGYPDHLHGRAIPDLVRLITICDIYGALIDHRPYKTAMEPMKAYDLLASMTGKVDPDLVRAFHSIAIAAGAADLKVTA, from the coding sequence GTGCACATCCTGTTTCTCACCGACACGCTGGCGCGCACGCAGCGTCTCGCGCGCAATCTTGGTCGCCTCGATCACACGCGTATCGTGGATGTTCTCGATCCGTTTCAGTCCCCCTCATCGATCGAGGCAGGCGGTGTCAAACTTATCGTCAGTGATGTTGCGTCCACGCGCTCTGACATCCTCGCGGCGCTACGTCTCTACCTCGACGCGCTACGCAAGCCTGGGATGCCATTCTTCTGCGTGCTCAACGGCACGAGCCCGCGAGCGGAGGTCCAAGCCGCCGCCCTGAAGCCGACCCGGATCATGGCCGCCGATCAACTGGCCGAGCCAATCACGCTGGCCCTCGGTAGCCCTGCAAAGCCAGCAGGCAAGCCGGAGAGCCCGGGGTTCAGCGCCCACATCGCCGGCGCGCAGACGAGCCTCACGGAGATCCTCGCCCGTGGCCGTGCGGGCCGGGCGATTGATCCGGCACTGATCACGACGGGAGCCGCCTACATCGAGAGCGCCCTGCGCGAGAGCGACATACGCGTGTGGCTCGAACTCGTGTGGCGCTTCGATGACGCGACCCACCAGCACTGTCTGCTCGTCGCCGGCCTCGCGGCTGGCTTCGGGCAAAAACTTGGCCTGTCCCGGCCCGACTGCGAACGGTTGACCCAGGCGGGGCTCCTGCACGACATCGGCAAGTCGCGGATCCCGCTCGCAATTCTGAACAAGCCGGGACGCCTCGGCGAGGGAGAGCGCGCGGTCATGCAGACGCACCCGGCGATGGGCTACGCGATGTTGCAGGGACACGGCTACTCCGCCGACATGCTTGCGGTCGTGCGCTCGCATCACGAATTCCTCGACGGATCCGGCTATCCGGACCACTTGCACGGCCGTGCCATTCCCGATCTCGTACGTTTAATCACAATCTGTGACATCTATGGCGCGTTGATCGACCATAGGCCGTACAAGACAGCGATGGAGCCGATGAAGGCCTACGACTTGTTGGCGAGTATGACGGGCAAGGTTGATCCAGATCTCGTCCGCGCCTTCCATTCGATCGCCATCGCGGCTGGAGCTGCAGATCTCAAAGTCACGGCTTAG
- a CDS encoding nucleotidyl transferase AbiEii/AbiGii toxin family protein: MTAALSGPLEARPNPSRWASLLDLALPALDHATPREADMISRGSTPRWSLGGGTALALRIGHRISDDIDIFLSGIRLAELSPNRNPFAKSISSKFDWPGHYLKFHRPDGEIDFLSSALQTEPGFSVETFKGRPIALETVDEVMVKKLRYRSGNFTMRDAFDLACVLKAKPETVLTLATEVADTIPRAALALSSLSNEKVREAVRATPAFKDVLEDPIGRTRAGLEQMAWLRENPISQQTFEAIAQEIATIDWFEPGRQAGRVRFGWNSSSKQRETDFLATFDARPIEAKAALLVAWRTKDPAAFHRWDSQGRPAAPQDRVVAVKDDGGRDR; encoded by the coding sequence GTGACGGCTGCCCTTTCAGGCCCGCTCGAAGCCCGGCCAAATCCCTCGCGATGGGCGAGCCTGCTCGACCTCGCCCTTCCGGCACTCGATCATGCCACCCCAAGAGAAGCCGACATGATTTCGCGCGGATCTACGCCGCGTTGGAGCTTGGGCGGAGGAACGGCCCTCGCGCTCCGCATCGGACATCGCATCAGTGATGACATTGATATCTTCCTATCCGGGATTCGTTTGGCAGAACTCTCGCCCAATCGAAATCCTTTCGCAAAATCCATCAGCAGTAAATTCGACTGGCCAGGTCATTACCTCAAGTTCCACAGGCCAGATGGCGAAATCGATTTTTTGAGCTCCGCACTCCAAACCGAGCCCGGCTTCTCGGTGGAAACATTCAAAGGTCGCCCAATCGCGCTTGAGACCGTGGATGAAGTCATGGTCAAAAAGCTTCGGTACCGGTCAGGAAACTTCACGATGCGGGACGCTTTCGATCTCGCCTGTGTTCTCAAAGCCAAGCCCGAGACTGTTTTGACGCTGGCAACGGAAGTGGCGGACACAATCCCCCGAGCCGCGCTCGCCCTCAGCTCCCTGTCGAACGAGAAAGTGCGCGAGGCCGTCCGTGCAACGCCCGCTTTTAAGGACGTCCTCGAAGATCCGATCGGTCGGACAAGAGCCGGCCTTGAACAAATGGCGTGGCTGCGCGAGAACCCCATCTCGCAGCAAACATTCGAGGCAATCGCCCAAGAGATCGCAACGATCGACTGGTTCGAGCCTGGTCGCCAAGCGGGTCGCGTGCGCTTCGGTTGGAACTCATCTTCGAAACAGCGGGAAACCGACTTCCTCGCGACCTTCGATGCTAGACCGATCGAGGCCAAAGCCGCGCTGCTCGTCGCATGGCGTACCAAAGATCCCGCGGCATTCCATCGATGGGACAGCCAAGGACGTCCCGCAGCGCCCCAGGACAGGGTTGTCGCGGTCAAGGACGACGGCGGCCGCGATCGCTAA
- a CDS encoding IS607 family transposase: MSLTNWSRQQGVSRMTAWRMATTGRVPGARLSPAGRWVVDVADPRLTVAYARVSSHDQKSDLDRQVARIAEWAAASGIRIDRYVREIGSGLNDRRKQLASLLSDPKVGTIVVEHRDRLAQFGVGQVEQVLVSADRSLIVIDPGEVEDDLVRDMIDLMTCMSARLYGKRSARNRALRAAEALRA, encoded by the coding sequence TTGAGCCTCACGAACTGGTCGAGGCAGCAGGGCGTCTCCAGGATGACGGCTTGGCGCATGGCTACGACCGGACGCGTTCCAGGTGCCAGGCTCAGTCCGGCTGGGCGATGGGTCGTGGACGTCGCTGATCCCAGGCTCACCGTCGCCTATGCGAGGGTCTCGTCGCACGACCAAAAGAGCGATCTCGATCGGCAGGTCGCACGCATCGCCGAGTGGGCAGCGGCATCAGGGATCCGGATTGACCGCTACGTTCGCGAGATCGGCTCGGGTCTCAATGACCGACGCAAGCAACTCGCCTCGCTCCTGTCCGACCCCAAGGTCGGCACGATCGTGGTCGAGCATCGCGACCGCCTCGCCCAATTTGGCGTCGGCCAAGTCGAACAGGTGCTCGTTTCAGCCGATCGCTCCTTGATTGTGATCGATCCGGGCGAGGTGGAGGACGATCTCGTCCGGGACATGATCGACCTCATGACCTGTATGTCGGCCCGCCTCTACGGGAAGAGATCTGCACGCAATCGCGCCCTGCGGGCCGCGGAAGCCCTTCGGGCATGA
- a CDS encoding PAS domain-containing protein: MIKRQRVLGDFGEFALRSESLDEVLTEACRLVGEALGTQRAKILEIQEDDQSLLVRAGVGWEPGVVGKVCLPMSEHSSETYSIRERKPMIMRDIRQEMRFEIPAFMKDAGVIALANVPIFVPGRKAYGLLQVDAGEPRDFTDADTEFLRTYAVIIGPVIDRLRKIGDLRATEARFHAFVTASSDVVYRMSPDWSEMLVLKGRGFLDDTHEPSTGWLDHYIHPDDQPSVQASIAQTIRTSSMFDLEHRVRRADGSFGWTQSRAVPIRGQHGRIAEWLGAASDVTRRKIAEQTVHANEERFRSFAENSASTLWIVNTDTGRLEYLSPAFEAMWGEPREAVMADLGRWLELVHPDDREQAQQGMPRVLNSETFVNEYRIVRPTDGAVRWIHDIGFPIRNGDGRIHRAGGIAQDVTEEKQTAARLEIVIKELQHRSRNLLGIVSSVAERTLERGKPLATFGDRLQALGRSQGLLSQGGNDTVEVGALVRAELAAHVDDGSRQATISGPEVRLTARQVQNFALALHELTTNAVKYGALKDDSGHLSVTWEILRDRRKHRRLALNWVESGVTVDPSREPRRGYGTELIQEALAYALQAKVDYSLGADGVRCRIEMPIS; encoded by the coding sequence ATGATAAAGCGCCAGAGGGTGCTGGGCGACTTCGGCGAGTTCGCCCTCCGGAGCGAGAGCTTGGACGAGGTCTTAACCGAGGCCTGCAGGCTCGTCGGCGAAGCGCTCGGCACGCAGCGCGCCAAGATCCTGGAGATCCAAGAGGACGACCAGAGCCTCCTGGTGCGGGCCGGGGTCGGCTGGGAGCCCGGCGTCGTCGGTAAAGTCTGCCTTCCCATGAGCGAGCACTCCTCGGAGACCTACTCGATCCGCGAGCGCAAGCCGATGATCATGCGAGACATCCGACAGGAGATGCGCTTCGAGATCCCGGCGTTCATGAAGGACGCGGGCGTGATCGCGCTCGCCAACGTGCCGATCTTCGTGCCCGGCCGAAAAGCCTACGGCTTGCTGCAGGTGGATGCGGGCGAGCCGCGCGACTTCACCGACGCGGACACGGAGTTCCTGCGCACCTACGCGGTCATCATCGGGCCGGTGATCGACCGTCTGCGGAAGATCGGGGATCTGCGCGCGACCGAGGCGCGCTTCCACGCCTTCGTCACGGCGAGTTCCGACGTCGTCTACCGGATGAGCCCGGACTGGTCCGAGATGCTCGTCCTCAAAGGGCGAGGCTTCCTGGACGACACGCATGAGCCGAGCACGGGTTGGCTCGATCACTACATCCATCCCGATGATCAGCCGTCGGTACAGGCCTCTATCGCGCAGACCATCCGGACCAGCAGCATGTTCGACCTCGAACATCGGGTGCGTCGCGCTGACGGCAGCTTCGGCTGGACACAGTCGCGCGCGGTCCCGATCCGGGGCCAGCATGGCAGGATCGCCGAGTGGCTGGGTGCGGCCAGCGACGTGACCCGCCGCAAGATCGCCGAGCAGACCGTGCACGCGAACGAGGAGCGTTTTCGCTCGTTCGCCGAGAACTCGGCCAGCACCCTGTGGATCGTCAACACCGACACCGGCCGGCTCGAGTATCTCAGCCCCGCCTTTGAGGCAATGTGGGGTGAGCCGCGCGAGGCCGTGATGGCCGATCTCGGCCGCTGGCTCGAACTCGTCCATCCCGACGACCGCGAACAGGCTCAGCAAGGCATGCCGCGAGTTCTGAACAGCGAGACCTTTGTCAACGAGTACCGGATCGTGCGCCCGACGGACGGGGCCGTGCGCTGGATCCACGACATCGGGTTTCCGATCCGGAACGGAGACGGGCGCATCCACCGGGCAGGCGGCATCGCCCAGGACGTGACTGAGGAGAAGCAGACGGCCGCGCGCCTGGAGATCGTGATCAAGGAGCTGCAGCACCGCTCGCGCAACCTGCTCGGGATCGTCTCCTCGGTCGCCGAACGAACGCTGGAGAGGGGCAAGCCTCTCGCCACGTTCGGCGACCGGTTACAGGCGCTCGGCCGGTCGCAGGGGCTTCTCAGTCAAGGCGGCAACGATACCGTAGAGGTTGGTGCCCTGGTCCGGGCCGAACTGGCCGCGCACGTCGATGACGGGTCGCGGCAAGCTACGATCTCGGGTCCGGAGGTGCGACTGACGGCGCGACAGGTGCAGAACTTCGCGCTCGCGCTCCACGAGTTGACGACGAACGCGGTCAAGTACGGCGCGCTCAAGGACGATTCAGGACATCTCTCTGTGACGTGGGAGATCCTACGCGACCGGCGTAAGCATCGGCGGCTGGCCTTGAACTGGGTCGAGAGCGGCGTCACCGTCGATCCGAGCCGTGAGCCTCGGCGCGGCTACGGCACCGAACTGATCCAGGAAGCGCTCGCCTACGCGCTCCAGGCGAAGGTGGACTACTCGCTCGGTGCGGATGGCGTACGTTGCCGGATCGAGATGCCAATCTCCTGA
- a CDS encoding response regulator, whose translation MPDLGAALTGRCILVVEDEYLIAMQVKRWLLAAGAEVIGPVPIVEQALDLIEDRCPDQAVLDINLGDGATSYPVADALAALGVSYLFATGDVRPAHTCLHRQRPRLAKPFDQSDLVQAVANLAPRAR comes from the coding sequence GTGCCGGATCTTGGAGCTGCGTTGACGGGACGCTGTATCCTCGTCGTTGAGGACGAGTACCTGATCGCCATGCAGGTGAAGCGCTGGCTCCTGGCCGCCGGTGCCGAGGTGATCGGGCCGGTGCCGATCGTGGAACAGGCACTTGATCTGATTGAAGATCGCTGTCCGGATCAGGCCGTGCTCGATATTAATCTCGGCGATGGCGCGACGTCTTACCCTGTCGCCGATGCCCTCGCCGCGCTCGGCGTATCGTACCTCTTCGCCACCGGTGACGTGCGGCCAGCCCATACCTGCCTCCACAGGCAGCGCCCGCGGCTCGCGAAACCGTTCGACCAGTCGGACTTGGTCCAAGCTGTGGCGAACCTCGCCCCACGGGCGCGCTAG
- a CDS encoding putative bifunctional diguanylate cyclase/phosphodiesterase — protein sequence MGTLSGRPLYDGQGAFLGYRGVCADITPAKQAEARIAYLAHHDALTELPNRTLFCDGLDQALRRGAVRLAVLSLDLDGFKGVNDRYGHPAGDALLVAVAQRLRSVVEGGDQIARFGGDEFVILDATYTDQAAVEVLAQHIIRTLSAPFSIAGDDVTVGVSIGIAFAPTDGETASALIKSADAALYRAKGDGRGTFRFFAPEMDRRLQERQRLVQDLRSALARGELVLHYQPYVSAETGAVSGCEALLRWQHPERGMISPADFIPVAEQSGLIIPIGAWVLEEACREAVRWPAEQRVSVNISPVQFRNRELPRTILTALTRAGLSSSRLEIEVTETVLIGDVEAALDTLRQIRALGVRVALDDFGTGYSSLSYLRSFPFDKVKIDRSFVQELPTRRDNQVIVQAIRDMARGLGMSVTAEGVETCEQADRLRQSGCEELQGYLYSRPKPAGDLEFRYSLAPKLAVQTRAG from the coding sequence GTGGGCACTCTCTCAGGCCGGCCGCTCTACGACGGGCAAGGCGCGTTCCTGGGATATCGCGGTGTCTGTGCCGATATCACGCCGGCCAAGCAGGCCGAAGCGCGGATCGCCTACCTCGCTCACCACGATGCTCTGACCGAGCTGCCGAACCGCACGCTCTTCTGCGACGGCCTCGATCAAGCGCTTCGGCGTGGAGCCGTGCGCCTCGCGGTGCTCAGCCTGGATCTCGACGGCTTCAAAGGCGTGAACGACCGCTACGGCCACCCGGCCGGCGACGCTCTGCTGGTCGCCGTCGCGCAGCGCCTGCGATCCGTGGTCGAGGGTGGTGATCAGATCGCCCGGTTCGGCGGCGACGAGTTCGTCATCCTGGACGCGACCTACACGGATCAGGCCGCGGTCGAGGTGCTGGCCCAGCACATCATCCGCACACTCAGCGCTCCGTTTTCGATCGCTGGCGACGACGTCACCGTCGGGGTGAGCATTGGCATCGCTTTCGCGCCGACGGATGGCGAGACCGCCTCCGCGCTCATCAAGAGTGCCGACGCTGCGCTGTACCGCGCCAAAGGCGACGGGCGCGGCACCTTCCGCTTCTTTGCACCGGAGATGGATCGACGCCTACAGGAGCGGCAGCGCCTCGTACAGGACCTCCGCTCGGCACTCGCGCGTGGGGAGCTGGTGCTGCACTACCAACCCTATGTCAGCGCTGAGACCGGGGCAGTCAGCGGCTGCGAGGCTCTGCTTCGCTGGCAGCATCCTGAGCGTGGCATGATCTCGCCGGCCGACTTCATCCCGGTGGCTGAGCAGAGCGGGCTCATCATCCCGATCGGGGCCTGGGTTTTGGAAGAGGCCTGCCGTGAGGCTGTGCGCTGGCCAGCCGAGCAGCGCGTGTCGGTCAACATCTCGCCGGTGCAGTTCCGCAACCGCGAGCTACCGCGCACGATCCTGACAGCGCTCACGCGAGCGGGCCTGTCGTCGTCGCGTCTCGAGATCGAAGTCACCGAGACCGTGCTGATCGGCGACGTCGAGGCGGCTCTGGACACGCTGAGACAAATCCGAGCCCTCGGCGTGCGCGTTGCGCTTGATGACTTTGGCACCGGCTACTCGAGCTTGAGCTATCTGCGCAGCTTCCCGTTCGACAAGGTCAAGATCGACCGCTCCTTCGTGCAAGAGCTGCCGACGCGCCGGGACAATCAAGTCATCGTGCAGGCGATCCGCGACATGGCTCGAGGACTCGGCATGTCTGTGACAGCCGAAGGTGTAGAGACCTGCGAACAGGCCGATCGTTTGCGGCAGAGCGGCTGCGAGGAGCTGCAGGGCTATCTCTACAGCCGACCCAAACCCGCCGGCGATCTCGAGTTTCGTTACAGTCTGGCACCAAAGCTTGCTGTCCAAACCAGAGCCGGATGA